CGTACGCCTCGCGCACGGTGAGCGCGCACGAATTCGGCACTACGATGGACGTGTCGCACGAGCGCTTCGCGGTGCCCGCGGACCCGCGCCCGGAGGCGCCACCCGAGCTGCGGATGGAGAGGAAGATGCTGGAGGAGGTGGGGAAGGAGCACTCGAAGGTGCTCCAGGCGGAGCTGGGCCGCGCCATCGCCGAGATGCGCGACGAGCATGCGCTGCACGTGATGATGGAGAACCTGCAGCCCGTCTACCACATGACCGTCGCGCGGCCGTTCCCCCGCTGAGCGCGGCGGCGGACGGCCCGTCCAGATGCGGATCGGCTGTTCGATGACGGCTTCGGGAGATGAGTCGCGGTGCGCTCAGGGCACGCGCGGGAACGTCTCGATGCCGCCAGGCCGCAGGCGGTTGAGCGCGGTGACCGCGCCCGTCGCATCGCGCGTGAACACCATCCGCACCACGCCGTTCGCGGGCGAGAGGCGCGTGAACTCGAACGTCGCCGGCCCGACTGGCTCCAGCGGAATCGCGGTTCCCGACGGCTCGACGAGCGACAGCGCCGAGTCGCCGGCTGCGACCACGCGGAGGAGCCCGCCGCGCGGCGTCCGGTAGCTGCCTGCGTAGTGCGCGAGCGGCCCCGCGACCGCAACCGATACGCGCGGCGAGAACACGGCCTCGCGGGTGCTCTGGGCCATCGACATCTCCCACGCGCCGCCGCGCCGCGTGAGCAGCGTCAGATACCGATACCGCTGCACCTCCACACCCACGCTCTCCGCCAGCACGCTGGTGACCACGGCGACTCCGGGCGCGGGCCGCCTCACCGCCTCTTCCGACCAGTCGAGCCGCATCTGCCCGCCGGTGCTGTGGCTCGCGGACTCGGCGATCAGATCCGCGCGGTCGTACGTGCGCCCGCTGCTGAGCGTGAGCGACGCGTCGGAGGCCGTGTGGGCGCGCAGGTAGCCCGTGTCCGCCAGCGTGAACGCCCGCCACCACGCGCGCTGCGCCGCCACCGCATCCCGCTCTCCTGCGGACGCCGACGAGGCCGCGGACCGTGGCCCATCCACCGGACCAGCGACGGTAGACGCGGCGCACGCGGAGAGGACGAGCGCGAGCGGTGCGGCGGCGAAGGCCGTGAATCCACGCATCATTGGTGTGCTCCGGAGATGGGAAGGCAAGGGCGTGATCGGGAGATGCGGACGCGCCGCGATGCTGCGAGCACGCACCGCCACACATCTCCCGAGATGCCGGAGAGGTGACGAGGGACCGGAAGGCCCGATGTCTAGCGCCGGCTGGGGCCCACGCCGCGGCGTTCGCCGAGCCCGCGGCGCTCGGTGCGTCCGTTCCAGCCGCCGGGGGCGGCGCTGGTGAGCCAGTGCTGCGTGCCCGCGGCGCGGTTAATCTCGTCGATGGCGGCCAGGCGGCGGCGCATCTCCTCGTGCGTGAGCAGCGGAGCGTCGGCATAGCCGGGGTGCTCCTGGCTCATCAGGCGGTCGATGGCGTGCTCGTCCGCATCTTCCAGCGCCTCCAGCCACTCGTTCAGGAAGATGGTGATCTTGCACTCCTCGAGCGCGCGGACGATCAGTTCGTGCGGCGACAGGCCGGACGCGGCGGCCATGAACGAGAAGTCGTAGCCGGGGCCCAGGATCTTCCGGAACACCCACGCCGCCCGCGACATGTGGAAGTCCGACGTGACCACGCGGATGGAGCGCCACCCGTTCGGCTCCAGGAACTGCTCGCGGACGAAGTAGGCGTTGCCCAGCGTGTCCTTCGCCTCCTCCTCCAGCAGCAGCGCCTCGTCCGGCAGGCCCATGCCGCGCGCCATCTCCGCCATCGCGGCGGCCTCCGTGACGGGCGGGTCGTCGTCCATCAGCCCGCAGCGGCCCGTGAAGATGATGCGCGGGGCGATGCCGCGGCGGTACAGCTCCACCGCGCGGTGCACGCGCGTCCGCCCCACCACGGGCAGCGTGCCGTCTGGCTTCACGCCGCCCCCCAGCACCACGATCGCGTCCGACGGATACGCGGCGCGGGCCTCCCGTTCCTCCAGGCTCAAAGCGCTTCCAGCTCCCGGTGCAGCGTGCGCGCTACGCTGGTCCAGTCGAACCGCTCGCGCGCCACGCGGTACAGCGTCTCCTTGTGCTTCTCGCCCATGTCCAGCGCGGCCGGCACCCGCCGCACGATGTCGGCGACGGTGCGGTCCGCCGCGGGGTCCAGCTTCATCGCGTCGCCCTCGCCCGGCGGCAGGCTCTCGGCCACGGAGTCGATGCTGGCCTTCATCCCCGCGAAGTAGGTGCCCAGCGGGAAGGTGCCGGACGCGAGCGCCTCCAGGAAGACGAGCGGTCCCGCCTCCTTCACCACCGACGGGAAGACCGCCGCGTCGCAGCACGGAAAAAGGAAGCGAAGCTCCCGGTGCGTCAAGTAGCCTGTGAAGACGACGCGCTCGGGCCGCACGTGCTCGCGCGCGGCGGCGAAGTACGCGCCGGTCTCGCCGCGGGCCTCCACCTGCTCCAGGAAACGGGCGGCCTGCGTCAGCTCCGTGCCCTCCGCCTCGCCCTCGGGGGCGCCCTCCAGCTCGCGGCCCCACGCCACGATCTCCGCCACCAGCGCGCGCTCGCCGTGCTCCAGCGCCCACAGCAACGCCTCAAGCGGTCGGCGCAGCGGCCCGTGGCCGACCACTACGAGGCGGAGGTCGGGGCGTTCACGGAGGATGAACGGCAGGGCGACGATCACACCCTGGATGCCTTTCGTGGAGATCAGCCGTCCCACGAACAGCAGCGTGGCGTCGCTCTCCCACTGCACGGCATCCAGCTTCGCCTCCACGTCCGCGTCGGGCGCCTTGCCGTCGTACGCCGGCTCGTCCGCCAGCACCTCGCGCAGCTCGTCCAGGCGCATGTCCCCGCGCAGGCGGGCGAGCATGGGCGCGGAGTGGCCGGGGGCGCGGCCCCGCGGCGTGTCCGCGAGGGCGGCGGCCATGCGCGCGACCATCTCGCGGCGGCCGGAGCGGGGGATGGGCTGGAACTGGCTGGTGTCCACGCCCAGGTGCAGGTCCATGAACTTCGCTTCCAGCCCCGGCACCGCGCCCAGGATGGACCGCACCCGCTCCCGCATCTCCTCGCCGTGCACGAACACGATGGACGCGTCGGCGAAGGCGCTCACGGCCATGCGGTGGAAGCGCTCCTGCCGCTTGACCGCGAACTCCAGCGCGCTGCCGTGCGGCATGACGGAGAACGGCACCCCCGTCTCCGCCCTCACCCGCTGCGCGACGACGGACATCAGCACCGCGTGGTTGGCGTGGATCGCCGTGATCCCCTCGTCGCGGACGATGCGGAGGAGGGCGCGCGTGTTCCGCTCCACGTAGTCCTCCACCTCCTCGTCGGAGAGGTCCACCATGGGCACCACGCGGCCGAACTGTTCGTACCTGTCCCACACGTACACGGGCAGCGTGTCGCCCAGGTCCGGCTGGTGGAGGATGCAGCGGCCGGGCGTGGACGGCTCGGCACGGTACTGCGTCTCCACCGCGCCGTCCGGGAGATACCGCCGCGCCTCGGCGATGAAGCCGTAGCGCTCCGGGTGGTTCTCCTGCGCCATCAGGTGCACCGTCTCGCCCTGGCGGCACAGCGACTCCACGATGGAGCGCGTCCACAGGTTGCTGCCGGAGCCTTCGAGCAGATAGCCGTGCAGGATGCAGATCATGGGACCTCGTGGCGGCGGGAAGCTTGCGCCATCTCGCAATCCCCCGGCCACGGGCCTGTACCGAGCGTTCTTCATCGACCGACCGAAAGATGCGTCGCCGCGGCCTCGCCCTGTCGCGTGGACGCGCGGGCTACGGCGGCGCGAAGCCCTGTCGTGGACTGCTTCTGGAGATGTCTACTCGGCGAGCGGACGGAGTGATCGAGAGGTGGTCAAGCCCGCCCACAAGATCAGGACGATATCGGCGGCTGCGCACCTACCGTGATTTCCTTCATCCTCTGATCGCACTACGCGCTCGGCGACTTCGGCGGTGCGATGGACGGAAAGAAGCGTGCGGCATGGCTGATCGTCTACCGTCATACCAGCGTGTTCTCGGCAATGGGAAGACGCCTGGAGAGCGCGGGAGCGTGGCAGGCGCGCAACACTTCCGAACACGCGGAAGTACATGGGACACAATACGTTCCGCTGCCTCGGAAACAGTTGCGGAGAAGGCCTTTCGTCGTTAACGTAATGCGCGGTCCCCGCCCCATCTCGCCCTCATTCGAAGAGCGGTCCCACTTGATCACTGACGCCCGCCCCAGCCGGGGCTTGCTGCGCCTGGCGCTGCCCATGGCCGCGCTCGCGCTTTTTGCCGCCTGCTCCGACGCGGGCACGCTGCCGTCCGCCCCCGGCACGCCGGGCCAGCCGCCTGTGTCCGTGCCGGCATCGCCCTCGTTCGCCGTCCTGGAGTGCACCGCGAGCGTGGCCGCCCGCATGGTCCGCTGCGGCGCGCCGGGCACCGCTGCCGGCGCCGCGCTCGACATCACGCACACCATCGGCGGTCAGGGACAGAACGTGCTCCTCGCCTCCAGCGGCGTGGCGTACGACTCGGTGGCCGAGGTGTTCAGCGCCAACGTGACCGTGCAGAACCTGCTGGTGAACCGCCTGGGCACGCCCGACGGCACCACCGTCACGGGCATCAAGGTGTTCTTCCACAGCTCGCCCACCGCCACGTCGGGCAGCGGCGTCATCTCGGTGGCGAACGCGGACGGCACGGGCACCTTCACCGGCGGCGGGCAGCCGTACTTCGACTATCCCGAGATCCTGGCGTACCAGGCCGTGTCGCAGGCGCACCAGTGGCGCTTCAACGTGCCCAAGACGGTGGGCACCTTCGGGTTCCGCGTGCTGCTGCAGACCAAGGCGCTGCCCGTGGTGGTGTTCGACCGCGTGACCGGCGGCAACCGCGACATCTGGCGCGTGGCGCTGGACGGCAGCGACCTGGTGCGCATCACCAGCAACGTGGCCGACGACCAGAACCCCACCGTGGCGCAGGGCCTGGTGGTGTTCACCAGCTTCCGCGACACGGCGGCGGACCTGTACCGCATCCCCCTCACCGGCGGCGCCGAGACGCGGCTCACGCAGCAGCACGTGGACCTGCTGGACGCGGCGTACTCGTCCAACGGGCTCCGGCTGGCGTACACCAACGACGTGAGCGGCGTCTCGCGCCTGTACACGTCCAAGGCGGACGGCACGGGCGGCGCCCCGGCCACCACCGGCTCGGGGCAGATCGAGGCGGGGCCCACCTGGAAGCCGCGCGCCGACACGTCGTC
The window above is part of the Longimicrobiaceae bacterium genome. Proteins encoded here:
- a CDS encoding DUF4440 domain-containing protein produces the protein MMRGFTAFAAAPLALVLSACAASTVAGPVDGPRSAASSASAGERDAVAAQRAWWRAFTLADTGYLRAHTASDASLTLSSGRTYDRADLIAESASHSTGGQMRLDWSEEAVRRPAPGVAVVTSVLAESVGVEVQRYRYLTLLTRRGGAWEMSMAQSTREAVFSPRVSVAVAGPLAHYAGSYRTPRGGLLRVVAAGDSALSLVEPSGTAIPLEPVGPATFEFTRLSPANGVVRMVFTRDATGAVTALNRLRPGGIETFPRVP
- a CDS encoding YdcF family protein; the encoded protein is MSLEEREARAAYPSDAIVVLGGGVKPDGTLPVVGRTRVHRAVELYRRGIAPRIIFTGRCGLMDDDPPVTEAAAMAEMARGMGLPDEALLLEEEAKDTLGNAYFVREQFLEPNGWRSIRVVTSDFHMSRAAWVFRKILGPGYDFSFMAAASGLSPHELIVRALEECKITIFLNEWLEALEDADEHAIDRLMSQEHPGYADAPLLTHEEMRRRLAAIDEINRAAGTQHWLTSAAPGGWNGRTERRGLGERRGVGPSRR
- a CDS encoding glycosyltransferase, with product MICILHGYLLEGSGSNLWTRSIVESLCRQGETVHLMAQENHPERYGFIAEARRYLPDGAVETQYRAEPSTPGRCILHQPDLGDTLPVYVWDRYEQFGRVVPMVDLSDEEVEDYVERNTRALLRIVRDEGITAIHANHAVLMSVVAQRVRAETGVPFSVMPHGSALEFAVKRQERFHRMAVSAFADASIVFVHGEEMRERVRSILGAVPGLEAKFMDLHLGVDTSQFQPIPRSGRREMVARMAAALADTPRGRAPGHSAPMLARLRGDMRLDELREVLADEPAYDGKAPDADVEAKLDAVQWESDATLLFVGRLISTKGIQGVIVALPFILRERPDLRLVVVGHGPLRRPLEALLWALEHGERALVAEIVAWGRELEGAPEGEAEGTELTQAARFLEQVEARGETGAYFAAAREHVRPERVVFTGYLTHRELRFLFPCCDAAVFPSVVKEAGPLVFLEALASGTFPLGTYFAGMKASIDSVAESLPPGEGDAMKLDPAADRTVADIVRRVPAALDMGEKHKETLYRVARERFDWTSVARTLHRELEAL